A window of Pomacea canaliculata isolate SZHN2017 linkage group LG3, ASM307304v1, whole genome shotgun sequence contains these coding sequences:
- the LOC112560450 gene encoding DNA-binding protein inhibitor ID-4-like, with the protein MKMVRFSSGHRPSLTQMAARKQLRKHIRRIREREYSKLRALVPAVATKKKVTKVQVIEEAVRYIEELHAALVERFRQKHGCGAESMAQETVRSFVCQMMPPVRPQTAHTPVFHTHLEACPPSPASSSLTYPYPDSCLPAAMKNSESGPVFCFRKRRKDC; encoded by the exons ATGGTTCGGTTCTCATCTGGCCACAGACCCTCCCTGACACAAATGGCGGCGCGAAAGCAGTTGCGTAAACACATCCGACGAATCCGCGAGAGGGAATACTCCAAGCTTCGCGCTCTTGTGCCTGCAGTGGCCACCAAGAAAAAGGTCACCAAG GTTCAGGTGATTGAGGAAGCTGTTCGGTATATCGAAGAACTTCACGCAGCCCTGGTTGAGCGATTCAGACAGAAACATG GTTGCGGTGCGGAAAGCATGGCTCAGGAGACAGTTCGAAGTTTTGTCTGTCAGATGATGCCCCCTGTCCGACCTCAGACAGCGCATACGCCAGTGTTTCACACCCATCTCGAAGCCTGTCCTCCCAGTCCAGCCAGCTCCAGCCTTACCTACCCGTACCCGGATTCTTGTCTTCCTGCAGCTATGAAAAACAGCGAAAGCGGGCCAGTTTTCTGCttcagaaagagaagaaaggattGTTAA
- the LOC112560695 gene encoding melatonin receptor type 1B-B-like, which translates to MALGILELISGIQGNCLMLKSLISREPLKGSYAIYKIFLLNLVCADVGIIGYFLPLMVLGLMSRYPVFDRHHCRITGFIFVSCSVASLLFQTVISLNRFLRVCHLKLHRVLFSRRRTVLLCVLCWMLAVLLALMPLVSSIGCYSFDCNGHVCSLLNNEKQHFTQIVFVASGILPVLAIGYCNWAIYQHWKGTRFKSRSQYTIIQMEIKRLKEKLKSRRRNRKKCKEESIENRWR; encoded by the exons ATGGCGCTAGGCATCCTGGAGCTGATATCCGGTATCCAAGGCAACTGTCTCATGCTTAAGTCCCTCATCTCGCGGGAACCTCTGAAAGGGTCGTATGCGATCTACAAGATATTCCTGCTCAACCTCGTGTGTGCTGATGTCGGTATTATCGGGTACTTCCTACCCCTCATGGTCCTGGGGTTGATGTCCCGCTACCCGGTCTTCGACCGCCATCACTGCAGGATCACTGGCTTCATATTCGTTTCCTGCTCAGTT GCGTCGCTGCTGTTCCAGACGGTCATCTCTCTCAATCGCTTTCTGAGGGTCTGCCATCTGAAGCTTCACCGAGTCCTGTTCAGCCGGCGCCGTACTGTGCTGCTGTGTGTGCTGTGCTGGATGCTGGCCGTCCTGTTGGCTCTGATGCCGCTGGTGTCGTCCATTGGGTGTTACAGCTTCGACTGCAATGGACACGTCTGCTCACTTCTTAACAACGAGAAACAACACTTCACTcaaattgtttttgttgcttcCGGAATATTACCTGTCTTAGCCATCGGTTACTGCAACTGGGCCATTTACCAGCACTGGAAAGGAACTCGTTTCAAAAGTCGCAGTCAGTACACAATCATCCAGATGGAGATAAAGCGCCTGAAGGAGAAACTTAAATCACGACGAAGAAATCGGAAGAAGTGTAAAGAAGAAAGCATAGAGAATCGTTGGAGATGA